The Mus caroli chromosome 9, CAROLI_EIJ_v1.1, whole genome shotgun sequence DNA window AGTTTGAGAGAAGATGGTAAAGGTGAACTAATATCataaaaaatacaatatacaaAATCATCAAAGAGTaaacaaaatatctttaaatactCAAACATCCAactatttaatttaatgtttgtttatttattcatgccTTCTGTTTTATTTAGTCTTTCTTATTTTGTCTCACTGTCATTTTTGCTATTGAGAATTCCATTCTAGTTGTCTAATGGCAGTTTCCATGGCATCTTGAGCTCCTGTTTACTGTCTGAATTGTCCTTTTTGTCATAAGTTTAGTAGTTTTGAGAATACTAGTTAGATATTGTTCAGAATGTTGATTGTACTGAATGAGTTGGTGGGTTTTAGGTCACTCTGTTTTGTCACTGTGGTTTTCCTCACTCCATATCAAGAACCAGTGTTCGGGGCCCTGTGAGGGGTGCATGATTGTGCTCCATTTGTTTTAGAACAGAGTGCTTGCATAAATTATCGGAAGTTTTTCTGTATTGAGGATTTGCCCTTATCCCTTAATCACTTATTTTTTTGTCATTTGCATGTCTCCATGAATGCATGGATACCAGTTTTATTCTGATTAATTTTCCACTACCAGTGACTTCATATTGTCCTTGAAGTTATTGAAGTTTATATATTTGAAACCATTTTTTCCTACTGTATTTAGGTCTGTTTGATACCTCATATTATATTAttccagttttttttgttttcttatttttgggtgtttttttttcttcctggcatTAGAAGTTATCCAAaacatcttattttgttttattgaatttaATTCTACAGTTGATACCCATTCTCACACTTACATCAGCATTTTCATCTCTAGCCCTTCCAGTGaagttatattttgaaatgtcacaaaataataagaaaatataatgttacaatttttaaaatgttttcttaaggttttattttccttcaactTATGTATCTATGTCTCTGGGAGTATGGgttctcatggaggccagaaaagggcctCATGTTTTTCTGGAGCTACAGTGACAGGCATTTGTGAACACATGGGTGCTGTGGAGTGAACTCTCCAAGAGCAGTCACGTTTTCTAAATTGCCCAGACATTGCTCCAGTCCCTAGTTAGCAACATTTAACAGCaattacaaattattttctattactCCAACccttaaaaactgaaaaagactAAACTCATCTTCTCCAATATTTCAGaaactgttttttaaattgtgaagACCTCCTACAACTGTATCTTTAAGCCTTGGGTTCTAGACTTTAACTTAATTGTAGACATAGTTTTGAGGGGGAAAAACTGCACTTGTGGGAATTAATGAGTTGTATAAAAAGGATAATAAATGAAACTTTAATTGTTCTTGTCTCACAACAACCATCCCTTGTGGAAAGAAAccttgagagaatttttttttacatataatgtTAATGAAAGCTCAGTATGAAATGCTATGTGACAATAATATGATTCAGGTAAGTTGGAGGGCAATCGGGTCATTGCaattgtttgtgcatgtgcactaCTCAGAAGGAGAGATTTGCCTACTGATCCCTGACGTACAGGAAAGCTGTAGTTTTACTGTGGTTTATCAGCATCAACAAATGAAGAGAGATCTTGCAGAAAAAGTATTGAGCCTGCAGCTTGCATCTCACAGTGAAACAGGTTTTCAGGGAAAGAAAATGTGAGCCTGTGAACTTCATTTCTCCTTGCTCCACTCCAAACTCAGAACTTTAGAGTCCCATCTTGAACTCTAAAGCACAGGTATTGTCAGAATTTCTCCACATTGGCAGACAATGATCATTCATATCTCCCAATAGCACATCAAATTGCAGGAATGATGACCATGTTCATACTTCTACCTATACTTATTCCAATCTTAAGCCTAATAAGTTTTGATATAGGCAAAAATATGCTTAAAGTCACATACAATAAGTGTAAAATTGATCTGTTGCTGGTCATACCAATACTAGGGGAACAGTAAGTTTTACTGGATAATTTCAATTTATACAACACTtattaaacacatatacaaatcaaTATGGTTCATCTGGTGGTATTTAAGTTCTGTGTCTATCATTTTCACTGTTAGAGCCCCTGTTTCTTTTAATAACCTTTTTGAAATGATTAAttaactttgttatttttatgaatcCAAAATTTAATACCAAAACTTGTGATAGTAATACTTGCTATCACTGAAAACTGTGCatatttatgttatttcttttagttcttctagacttgattttcatttaaaaagcatcCGTTGTTCACATTCTGAGCCAGGCATACAGCAACCATGCTCTTGTGGACTTCCCATCATGGTGTACAATTCTCTGCCTCCCCTTTGCATTCAGTATTAGAGATTTTGAGGAGCAGAGACCTTGTCACCTATGTATTTCTGTCTTTAATTCTCATGACAGCATTTCTGCTTATCTCCATTAAATTGTCTTACTATTAATTCACATTCACCTCCATGTAATATCTTCCTGAAACATTAGCAAAAATTGTCTTAGTCTATAAATTTCATAATAATTTTGTGAATGATACCAGCTAAGCTGTTGATAAAGTGTGTTTTCAAAATTGTTGAAATACTAAATTTCTACAGaataataattcatattttatcacCCTAAAAGGCAATTTTAGATGTTTCCTGGGTTCACATAACAAGGcaatgttgtattttattttagagacaagCATAACTATGTAATGTGCAGAAGATGACTAatgacatataaaataattaacataatGCAAAACTACATAAACCTTTGATTGTATTAACCTAGCAAGATCACCAGAAAACAACCCCCCTGAAAATGCCTGAGCAAGAGTATATTTGTGTTGAGTCACCATGCCAGTCTCAGGGAAATAACCAAATGTTTATTTCCAGAAGGAAATCTATCTGAAATTACATGGAAATGCGAAGGATATGCCAAGTGAAATAATGAtgtaaaaaaacaagaagaaatgttCAGCTACTCACATACATAGGGTAAGTATAAAAGTCAAATCcaaggaaaagaacataaaagtCTTTCCTAGAGTATGAGAAGTGGACTAGACAGGGAGGAATTTTCCAATCAAGTAAAATTCTTACTAATGTTGCAAGAATAAAGTATGATACATTGTATAGTATATTGCTTGTGGTTTATGGTAAAGTATTAGACTTAGACTTAAGTTACATTTCTGCTTAATAAGCATTCTGAACACCTTTAAAGAGCACTAGCAAAAAATGACCTAAAACCTTTAGTAGAGGATGCATGTAATGATGACCTAGAATGTGGTGACAATGTTAGGAGACTTTGATATACATGAACTGATCCAACAATGTATATGAAATAGGGTTCATTGTGTGTCATTTCTACTCAATAGCACTCTTAAGATCCATCCAAATAAAGCTTCATCTCATTAAACCATTTAGGTGTCTTGATGATGACTCATTCATAACACAGGGGGAAACTGATTAACTAATGCAGAAGTTCTTGCACTTCTCTGCTAAGTTCAAAGACATGCAACTAGGCAGATGGCATTAACAGAGCTGAATACAAAGCTTCAGGACTAAGAGACTTTTGTCTGAAACAGATTCAGTTTAGCTTAGCTACCTGTCATGGGTCAGGAGTCCTGACTACTCTCAAAGCCACAAAGACTTTGCAAGACATAATGCAGATAACGGGATGAAGACTAGTGCTTCCTGGGACAGCTGGTGAGAAGCAAAGAGAGCAGAAAAACCATTCACCTTGCCAGTTAAACACTTAGAATTGTAtgatttgtgtctgtgtctgttattCGCTGATTTAACACAGTCCTACATTCTAAAATAGCCAATATATAATGATCAGAAATTCATCTGTCTCTAGTTCCTGAATGCTTGGAAGTTCAATGTCAGAGGGTAAATAGTACTTTGTGGGACAATGAAGGACAAAGGGTACAAAGAGTACAAAGACTAGAGCACTAGAGTGTGCACATGAAACCAAGCTCATTCCTATGCTACATATCTGCACATGTGACAACAAACTTACTTTCCTCTCCTTAAACAGGTGATCTTATAAAGTGGTCTCCTTTTTAatgttctcccttctcctcactaTTACACTGGAGACAAAATTCCTAGCATAACCTTGGGGGACACATTCAACTcatacttatgtatgtatatgtaagcaCTCTGTAAAACACATGATATAAAATTAGTAAAGGATTTGACAATGATGACTTGAACACATCAGTTACATTAGACCATTAGACTTTTTATGAATCAATAACAGTAACCTCTAGACATCCTTCAAGCTAGAATTGGAGATGGTGATCCTTGACAGGAGATGGCCAACTGTGCAGTTAGAAGAGTGTAGATATGAGGCAAGTTATTGAGGACATCATTTGAttttcttataattatagctatatGTTTTGCAGATCCCACTGAAAAGTTCATTGTTTCATGTTCTGTTTTGTCCTGATGTTCATTTTGCTCCTTTCATAAGAAATACGGAAGAAACAGTTTAAATTATGTGTCTTGTGTCTTTAACTCATTATCATTTAGTGGTTACAAGGGCATGGGGTTGAGAGTATTATGCAGTGGGTGAATACACTTGCTACACAAGCCTGGAGACCTTAGTAAGGATCCCCATAACCCAGTAGAAAAATCAGCAATAGTAATaattgtaatcctagcaccttgCTGAAAAATAGGAGACAGGTAGAAGAAACTACAGGGGTTAAAGAAACTCATTATCCTTGGATTGTTTAGgcaaagagaccttgtctcaagaatgTGGAAAGGCAAGGACCCATACCCAAAAGTTGTACTCTGATCTCTACATCATATCATGGCCCAtacatctctacacacacacacacacacacaccttactagcatacatatacacacacacaaagaaaaacaaaagcttatGTTTTCTTGTTTACATATTAGAGAGAACAAATCACTTAGTGATTGTACTAGCATATGAGTCATCAAAACACTTTTTAGATACTTATTGGAGAGAAAAGCACAGATAAAATGCTAATGTGTGTATTTGGCATGAAGCAAAGTCTTGATTGGAATAGTTTCCAGGAGGATAACAAAGCAGCAGGTTGTGTTGGAAGGCATATGCCAGTgtcaattatacacacacacacacacacacacacacacacacacacacacacacatatatatatatatatatatatatatatatatatatatattatttttccattatataGTTCAATGTGCTTAGCATATCCTTGGATTATATTCATATAGACAATATCATGTTCCATGGTAGAACATTTCATTGATATCTTCCTAACTAAAGCCTCATTACCACAGTCATGTCAGTCTCTGCTTTCCCCAGAACTTGGCAGAAAGTTCTCTCTGTGTATGAATTGGCCTATTTTTGACACTTACTGTAAAATGGGTCCTATAATATATTACCTTTGTCTGCTTCATTTCATTTAGTATGCTTCAGACTCTCATGTCTTCAGGCATCTTTATTGAGTGTCCCTTTTTATGGTCAAAGTATACTGCATTTGTCCATCCATTATTGAATAGATTTGCCTGATGATTATTGGCCATGTGTGTATCCTCAATGGATGAATGGCTACTCACACCTTTTGATCATTATAAATAGAGTCTTTGTCCTTTTAATTGTTGTATTGTATGTGTTCTTTATGTACACTACTTAAACTTTCTTCTTCAAATATATTCCTTGAAAgtttttctcattctgtctttcatcttttcaagatattccttgtgttttataaagcacatatggttgttttttttttaaagaactcagTTTACTAATTTGTATGATTGTCTCTGCTTTGGGCTTCttacaaaaaaaatctacaatAATTCTGAACGTGCAAAGATTTATAGTCTGTTGGTTTATCATTTTCATCATCATCaatattattgttatttctttGGCTCTTATGTTTATTTCCAGTacccattttaaattaattttactgATTTAAAGGATCTATGTAATGAATTCAGTACCATATGTTGAAAAATTACTATCAATACTGGAATGTTATAAAATCTTTATAGGGAATTAATTCTTCACAGATGTTTTTAGAATGTCTAtatcatttcattgatttgtgtatgtatgcttaaATCAATATGACACCATATTGGTGTTGTAATGCTTAAAACAATGTTCAAGTTGGGAAAGGTACAATACCCAAGTTACTCCTGTCTTTCtaattttctctgatttttctgaACCAACACATGTTCTCTATGcattgtatgcatgtgcatcAATATTTACACAAGCAGAGTTGTGAGTTCACAGAAATTACACTGAATTTGTATgacattttaggttttttgttcatttttagaaTGCTGAAGCTTTGAATTCTATTTACATAGCTCTAACTCCTTTCAACtactgtggcttttttttttttttttttgtttttttttttgtttttttgttttttttttaagatttatttatttatttatttatttatttatttatttatttatttattatatgtaagtacactgtagctgtcttcagacactccagaagagggagtcagatcttgttacagatggttgtgagccaccatgtggttgctgggatttgaactcaggacctttggaagagcagtcagtgttcttacctgctgagccatctcaccagccctagatgaaaagtttctttttttttttaagatttatttatttattatatgtaagtacactgtagctgtcttcagacacaccagaagagggagtcagatcttgttacagatggttgtgagccaccatgtggttgctgggatttgaactaaggacctttggaagagcagtcgggtgctcttacctgctgagccatctcaccagccggcTTATGTTTTTACTCACAAGGATTTTACAAAATTACATATTTGAAATACATTGTATGATTCTTGAGTTTTCTCTTGATCTCTTTTGAACATCCTTACTAACTTTATGCACTACTTCAATAGATATACATTTGGGTATTTATACTGTTCAGAATTTTCTATATAGAGCAACATTACTTATAAGAAGATACTCCATGTTTGctttatacataaaaatgtcttatattattttctcaattaattacCAAAATAAAAGCTCTGATTCAATACTGAATAAAAGTGCAAggggtttttatttcatttgtaaattaaatttccataggaatcttccagtagtattgGTTGAGGTCTCTTATGACtgatatacatattttaatctgaaatatttataaatagagGAAGTGAGAGTATTGTAAGTAAGGTACATAGAGTTCTAAAAACTTGAAAACAAAGTAATAATACCTAGCCTTCAAGTGTTTGAGACCAAGCATGAACAAACTCCTCTGCAATAGAACACAAATGGAGGCAGATGGCTTAGATATACCTGTTATTCACATATTACTTAATTTAGGAATTCCTTTTTTTGTCATCTAACATGCACAAGTTATTGTCAGAGAAATGGTAGTGTCTGTCCCCAAATACTTAAATTCTGTATTATACTTCAGTATATGGAAGcacaataaatatataacttttttttttttttttacttcttaaatAGAACTCTTAGGAAGAAATGGCATACAGCAATCAGTCCAGAGTGACTGAGTTCATCATCGCTGGGTTAACAAACAAACCAGAGCTGCAgctgcccctcttcctcctcttccttggaaTCTACCTGTTCACAGTGTTGGGGAACCTGGGCATGATCATCCTGATCCTGCTCAGCTCGCACctgcacacccccatgtacttctttctcaGCAGTCTATCTTTTATTGACCTCTGTTACTCCACAATAATCACCCCTAAAATGCTTGTGAACTTTGTGACAACAAAAAATGTCATCTCCTATCAGGAATGTATGACTCAGCTCTATTTCTTCATTGCTTTTGTTATATCTGAGTGTCATATGTTAGCTGCAATGGCATATGACCGCTATGTTGCCATTTGTAACCCCTTGCTTTATAATGTCACCATGTCTTACCAAGTCTGTTCCTGGATGGTAGGTGGGGTATATGGCATGGGCTTCATTGGTGCAGCAATTCATACTTTCTGCATGCTAAGAGTGGTTTTCTGTAAGGATAATATAATAAACCATTACTTCTGTGATCTTTTCCCATTGATGGAGCTTGCCTGCTCCAGTACTTATGTCAATGAGGTAGTACTCCTGTCTCTCAGTGCTTTCAATATCTTTATTCCAACATTGACTATCCTGGGTTCTTACATCTTCATCATTATTAGTATCCTCCGTATCAAATCCACAGAAGGCAGATTCAAAGCCTTCAGCACATGTAGCTCCCACTTCTCTGCCGTTTCTGTCTTCTTTGGTTCCCTGGCATTCATGTATCTGCAGCCCTTCTCTGTCAGCTCCAAAGACAAAGGCAAAGTGTCCTCTGTGTTTTACACTACTATTGTGCCCATGCTGAACCCCATGATCTATAGCCTGAGAAATAGGGATGTTAAACTTGCTCTAAATAAGTTATTTCAAAAAAAGAAGTTTCatgtataaagaaatatttatcatAGCAAAAATATACCATATCTATGAGTTTTGTTTTGGAACGTGTACAGAGACAAAAATGTATGTCTGGTCATGAGATTATTGTTAGTATGTGATCATTTTGGTGAGGGAAAATGGTTGTCAGTGAGGAATGGGTTTacacaagaaaaaagaaacaattcttGAATGTCTCAGAGTTCACCCAAAGAAGGCAACCTGGAAaacctataaatatatatttaaatccatCAAAGCATTATATGGTTATTGTGCTTTATAGGCATAGGACATAGCTCTTTTAGCTATTTGGGGAATAAGTAAGTATGATCATATCTTTTAATATTCTCAGTATCTTGATTATATGGCATTTTTCAAAGAAGTGTACTGCCCAACCTTTGAAAGTTTGATctctgaaataaataattttcacaaaaatacaaaagtgCTATACAAGTTTTATTAAATGTGAAGATCTGTATTAGAGAGCATTGGTAAATAAAAGGTATAAGTTCTTTTTCTTATTGAGAATTAAATATCATGATAGTGTGACATACTCAAATTACAAACATGACTAAGTCAGCATATATTTGTGCAGATATCTCAATCCAAGTTTGGTGCTATGACAAACACATGACCAACAATACAAACTCAGTGGAATTTTTGAAGATCTTCTTGTCTCGTTTTGATttctttgggctttttttttaacctttctgttattttcttgcatatttttcctgttttcatgtgatttgtttgtgtgtgtgtatgtgtgtgcacgcgcacgtatgtgtgtgtgtgtgtttgcatggacATGTTTCTCCTTCTGTACATTCTCTGTgtccttctttcttcatttcttttgttctgggtgttagtgttgttgtttgttgttgttgttatatttttattttcctgtttgattTCTAAAGACagagcctgtttgttttctaaagacagagagataagaaGTGTGGAactggagggtggggaggtggggaggatttggtagaggagatgaggaagagcAAACACTGATCAGAATCTATGGTTTGAAAAAACACTTTCCAGTAGAAAACTCTGtttttctgataattttatactattttcCCCATGATAAGGAGATATTATTTTTTGACTCACATAAAATATCATATTCATAAGGAACATttttacaaatgtaaaatatGGGTTATTAATTCATGTAAAAAGTTAGAACTGGAACATTGTTTTCTAATTAATGGCAAGTAGTGGTCATATTCcaaatctaagaaaacaaaattttctccTAATAAATCCTTTTAGACACACacatttgagaattttgtacatatTATTTATCATACTGCCCTTATTCCtattcctcccagatccatcctCCCCCCTTATACATTCAACTCAGTGTCCTTTGTATGTTTTGAGAATGCAACAAAACCATATTGTGCTGCTCCAATATTCTGTTAGAGCATTGTCCACTTACTAGGGACTACTCTCTTAGAGATAACTGGCTCTCTTCCAGAAGCCATAAATTTCCAATTGCTCATCAGCTAGGTGTAAAGCTTCATTTTCACTCCCCATCTCTATGCTGGGGTTTGGTCTGGCCTGGGCTCACATAGGTTTTATGCATATTGTTACAAACAGCTGCCCTGCTGAATCCAGAAGATAAGCCTTTTGAAGTGTCAACTACCATGAGATTCTGCTACCTGcggagaggctgaacctgtcttcctgag harbors:
- the LOC110301890 gene encoding olfactory receptor 150 produces the protein MAYSNQSRVTEFIIAGLTNKPELQLPLFLLFLGIYLFTVLGNLGMIILILLSSHLHTPMYFFLSSLSFIDLCYSTIITPKMLVNFVTTKNVISYQECMTQLYFFIAFVISECHMLAAMAYDRYVAICNPLLYNVTMSYQVCSWMVGGVYGMGFIGAAIHTFCMLRVVFCKDNIINHYFCDLFPLMELACSSTYVNEVVLLSLSAFNIFIPTLTILGSYIFIIISILRIKSTEGRFKAFSTCSSHFSAVSVFFGSLAFMYLQPFSVSSKDKGKVSSVFYTTIVPMLNPMIYSLRNRDVKLALNKLFQKKKFHV